From the Daucus carota subsp. sativus chromosome 8, DH1 v3.0, whole genome shotgun sequence genome, one window contains:
- the LOC135148275 gene encoding uncharacterized mitochondrial protein AtMg00810-like, with amino-acid sequence MWQMDVKNAFLNGDLHEEVYLKPPPGFSHSPNQVFKLNKALYGLKQAPRAWFEKFSKVVQQLGFSSSPYDHALFIRRSERGIVLLLLYVDDMIITGDDSAGISELKQFLSQQFEMKDLGSLSYFLGLEVTSVPTGYSLSQVKYASDLLLKSGISDTKIVSTPLDYEVKLNAKDGELLSNPTLYRQLVGSLIYLTVTRPDIAHAVHIVSQFMAAPRTPHFTAVLHILRYVKGTIFHGLHYSFDSPLELHAYSDADWGGDPTTRCSTTGFCFFLGDSLISWRSKKQSLASRSSAESEYRALADTTQELIWLRWLLEDMSVTHSPATSIYCDNKSAIDIAHNDVFHERTKHIEIDCHFTRQQVAKGTVHLHSVTSADNTADIFTKAQPPGSFRNYVSKLKLVLQPS; translated from the coding sequence AtgtggcaaatggatgtcaagaacGCATTTCTCAATGGAGACTTACACGAGGAAGTTTATCTCAAACCTCCTCCAGGTTTTTCCCACTCTCCAAATCAAGTGTTCAAGCTTAACAAGGCCCTTTATGGTCTTAAACAAGCACCTCGGGCTTGGtttgaaaaattcagcaaagtaGTTCAGCAATTGGGATTTTCTTCAAGCCCATATGATCATGCTCTTTTCATTCGACGATCTGAACGAGGAATTGTTTTACTTCTtctatatgtcgatgacatgatCATTACTGGAGATGACAGTGCGGGAATTTCTGAACTTAAACAATTTCTTAGTCAGCAATTTGAGATGAAGGATCTCGGTTCATTAAGCTACTTCTTAGGTCTTGAGGTTACTTCAGTTCCTACTGGTTACTCTCTCTCACAAGTAAAGTATGCATCTGACCTTTTGTTGAAATCTGGAATCAGTGACACTAAGATTGTTTCTACACCTCTGGATTATGAGGTTAAACTTAACGCCAAAGATGGTGAATTACTTTCTAATCCTACATTGTATCGCCAATTGGTTGGAAGTTTAATTTATCTCACTGTCACTCGTCCAGATATTGCTCATGCAGTGCATATTGTAAGTCAGTTCATGGCAGCTCCTCGTACTCCTCACTTCACAGCCGTCCTTCACATACTTCGTTATGTTAAAGGCACCATATTTCATGGATTACATTATTCATTTGACTCCCCACTTGAGTTACATGCTTACTCGGATGCTGATTGGGGCGGTGATCCTACTACCAGATGTTCCACTACTGGATTTTGTTTCTTTCTTGGCGACTCTCTTATTTCCTGGCGCAGTAAGAAACAATCTCTTGCTTCTCGATCAAGTGCCGAGTCTGAATATCGAGCTCTTGCTGACACCACACAGGAATTAATCTGGCTACGATGGTTACTCGAAGATATGAGTGTAACTCATTCTCCGGCCACTTCTATTTACTGTGACAACAAAAGTGCTATAGACATTGCTCACAACGACGTCTTCCATGAGCGCACTAAACATATAGAGATCGATTGTCATTTCACTCGTCAACAAGTTGCCAAAGGCACAGTTCATTTACATAGTGTCACGAGTGCAGATAATACTGCAGATATCTTTACAAAAGCTCAACCTCCTGGCAGTTTTCGCAATTACGTTTCCAAACTCAAGTTGGTTCTGCAACCATCTTAA